From Penicillium digitatum chromosome 5, complete sequence, one genomic window encodes:
- a CDS encoding 26S proteasome complex ubiquitin receptor, subunit Rpn13: MSIAPIITFKAGICDLDQSSTPAAVKPKTTPGYVYLYSEDDLIHFCWRSRSALLDEPELDLVMIPSDGSFTPYKPSGGDATNGRIFVLKFSSSSQRYLFWMQSQSQHEDGDPSWFSPRDLKLGEIVDVLLQGEDVDVEHEIANLPRRPSGGDDDETMEDVEGTDHDRGRYHSTGSGGAGPDATGGDVREEGQESREGGADGGRAATTEEDSASVVQDFLKSLSGRPSPGQSQDPERPSTTLQDLLPPSTTLQFIDSADTTTADHLLSFLPPALLLLAQGNAEASEADTDPELAQAALLSLDLSQKKGILRKVLRSPQFMQSLASLTIALRDGGLPSISEALQIPVANGGFMRRGGVPLGGGDAVDAFLDGVRQHVKEKDSQMDTD, translated from the exons ATGTCGATAGCTCCGATCATTACCTTCAAAGCAGGTATCTGCGATCTGGAT CAATCTAGCACCCCTGCCGCCGTAAAGCCAAAGACCACCCCGGGCTATGTCTATCTTTATTCCGAAGATGACCTTATCCACTTCTGCTGGCGCTCGCGCAGCGCCTTACTAGATGAGCCCGAGCTTGATCTGGTGATGATTCCTTCAGATGGCAGCTTTACTCCCTACAAGCCATCCGGCGGTGATGCTACAAATGGCCGTATCTTTGTCCTGAAGTTCTCCTCTAGCTCTCAGCGGTACCTCTTCTGGATGCAGTCTCAGTCCCAGCACGAGGACGGTGACCCTAGCTGGTTCAGCCCTCGTGACCTGAAGCTTGGAGAAATTGTGGATGTTCTGCTGCAGGGCGAGGATGTTGATGTAGAACATGAGATCGCTAATCTTCCCCGCCGGCCCTCGGGCGGtgatgacgacgagaccATGGAAGACGTGGAAGGCACCGACCATGACCGCGGCCGATACCACAGCACAGGCAGCGGTGGTGCTGGCCCCGATGCGACCGGCGGCGATGTGCGTGAGGAGGGACAAGAGTCGCGAGAGGGTGGTGCGGACGGTGGACGAGC AGCAACTACCGAGGAAGATTCAGCGTCGGTTGTTCAGGACTTTTTAAAGTCCCTGAGCGGCCGCCCGAGCCCGGGCCAATCCCAAGATCCCGAACGACCATCTACGACACTCCAAGACCTCCTTCCACCTTCGACCACGTTGCAATTTATCGATTCTGCTGATACGACTACTGCCGATCATCTTCTGAGCTTCTTGCCGCCCGCACTACTTTTGCTGGCCCAGGGCAATGCTGAGGCTTCGGAAGCCGATACAGACCCAGAACTTGCCCAAGCTGCTCTCCTGTCCCTCGACCTCTCCCAGAAAAAAGGAATTCTCCGAAAAGTGCTTCGTTCTCCCCAATTCATGCAAAGCTTGGCCAGTCTTACTATCGCTCTCCGTGATGGTGGGCTTCCGAGTATCAGTGAGGCTTTGCAGATTCCCGTGGCTAATGGGGGATTTATGCGGAGAGGTGGAGTACCCCTAGGTGGCGGCGATGCGGTAGATGCGTTCCTGGATGGCGTTCGGCAACACGTTAAAGAAAAGGATTCTCAGATGGATACCGATTGA
- a CDS encoding 60S ribosomal protein eL6: MSDGQTKQFGKSQRVVPADKAQKWYPVDDQSQPKKVRKTLRPAKVRETLVPGTILILLAGRFRGKRVILLKSLDQGVLLVTGPFKINGVPLRRVNSRYVIATSKRVDITGVDAKAIEKISAPGYFTKDKKAEQKTEEAFFKQGEKAEKKVVASARASDQKAVDQAILASIKKEDFLGSYLATTFSLRNGDKPHEMKW; the protein is encoded by the exons ATGTCGGACGGCCAGACGAAGCAGTTCGGGAAGAGCCAGAGGGTCGTGCCCGCCGACAAGGCCCAGAAGTGGTACCCCGTGGACGATCAGTCGCAGCCCAAGAAA GTTCGCAAGACCCTGCGTCCCGCCAAGGTCCGCGAGACCCTCGTTCCCGGCACCATCCTGATCCTCCTCGCTGGCCGTTTCCGTGGCAAGCGTGTCATCCTCCTCAAGTCCCTCGACCAGGGTGTCCTCCTTGTCACCGGACCTTTCAAGATCAACGGTGTTCCTCTCCGTCGCGTGAACTCCCGTTACGTGATCGCCACCTCCAAGCGTGTCGACATCACCGGTGTTGACGCCAAGGCCATTGAGAAGATCTCCGCTCCCGGATACTTCACCAAGGATAAGAAGGCTGAGCAGAAGACCGAGGAGGCTTTCTTCAAGCAGGGCGAGAAAGCCGAG AAGAAGGTTGTTGCCAGCGCTCGCGCCAGCGACCAGAAGGCTGTCGACCAGGCTATCCTTGCCTCCATCAAGAAGGAGGATTTCCTCGGCAGCTACCTCGCTACCACCTTCAGCCTCCGAAACGGCGACAAGCCCCACGAGATGAAGTGGTAA